From the Ammospiza caudacuta isolate bAmmCau1 chromosome 1, bAmmCau1.pri, whole genome shotgun sequence genome, the window cttcagactCCTCCTCTGAGTTTTTAGGCTCTGTAAGAACTCTGCCTTGCTGAACTGTACTCATGAGAAATGCTGTAGGAGGGAGGTAtttaaaatacttctgaaaGTGGAACTAAACAGAACTTTGTGTGGCTAATGTTAAGCATGAAGTGGAAAGAAACTGGTTTTAAGGGTGAGCCTGGTTCAGAGTCTGCCTAAATTATAATTCCTTTTATGTAGGAATTCAGAGcaaaaaaacaggaaacaaCTGGAAGGTAGCTGGAAATGGGaaacaaaggaggaaaaaaaaaaaactctcttGACTAAGTTCAGTGGTCTGCAGGTCTGTCCACACGTGTCCCTTAGCTGTATGCAGTGTGGCAGGTACTTGTGCATCTTAAAGAGGCACTGAGAagtgaaatgagaaaaacagtagtgctttaaatgctgaaataatCTCTAAAATGTTATCAAattattttccccccaaatgTAACTATCTGTCTGAGCCTGGTTTCTGCAAAGCTTGGCACAAttcactgtcccagctctggctgATCCTTTACAACAAAAATTAAACTTGCAATTATGTATGTGTTTAAACAACTGCAAAAAATGATTGAATGCATTAAAAGTTAGCAGAGGCCAGATCACTTCTTTTATTACTTTAGGTAAGGGAAACTGAAACTATGTAGGACTGGCTTAAATTAGCTTTACCAGGAAAGAGGCAAACTTTGCAAATGCAGCAGAGCTTGAGGACATGAGTTGATTCACTGAAACTTATATGTAAATGTACTTGAAAGCCAAGTACATGTTGAATAGGCTAAGATTAGGCTGAAGCTTTGTAGTGAGACACTAGTTAGACCTCTGTCGAGGCTTTAATCATATTTGCTCCATTTATGACATgagaactgcattttttttcagctgttgtCTTTGTTCCTGCAGAAGTCTTTCTCTAATTCTACCACTAGTGACCACTTCCAGGCAGATGACAATGCTTTGGCTGCACAGTTTCCATCTTCAATTATGCAAGGCAAGAATTTAGACTGGAGAATAGCATTTGCCAGCTGTTTTTCTTTGGGGATGAATACTGGCTCAGAAAGCAGTTGTGTAAGTGAACTACTAGTATGTCTTCAGCAGTCACTAGAGAACTGTTCACCACTTGACTAGTCTTGTCTTTAGGTGCCATATTATTAATAGCAAATACATTTTACATAAGGTACTATATAATCTTGGGCCACATAAGAAACAAAACATACTGGTAATGTacaggaaaaaattataaaaggtGCAGATGAGCAGGAAGCCATGCAGACTGTCTGCATTTCAAAAGATGTTCCTAAATGGATAAAACCAAGTTCTTCCAGGTTCTTTGAGGCAGTTGTGACTTACAGCCATGGCAATTTAGTATTTCCTATTTAGTATTTCTTATTTTGTACTCAAGtacacttttttttgtttgttttcctccagTAAGAAACTACACATAATGTTTCAAACTCAAGATAAATGTACTCAGCAACAGAATGAGCCCACTTTGCCCCTTCACTAGCTATAGATCATGTGCAGTTAAAACAACAAAGCCTTGTCCTAAAGCCTAATACAGCCTGATAACAGTAGGGTGAAGTGAGAAGGAGCCACAGAAGTGAGCAGCCCATGCAGGCTGCAGTTACTTGGATACAGCTCATGTTTTTGCCTGAGGTATGTGATTCTCCAAATTGCATTATAAAGGAGTATCTCTCCTTCTTTTTATGTATGCTCCCTTGCACAGGCTTGCAACATGAAAGCAATATAAACAGACCTAtcagcaggagctcctgagTCACCTCACACCTCTTATCTAAAATATGTAGGtgttaaaaaaaagtttatgtAATGGTAAATGCAAACATGTTATGTCACCTtcatacaaaaaataaaaattggtaGCTTGCCATTGTTACTCTGAGTCTCATAAATCCTCATATGGCACAAAATGCCAAAGCATTTGGAAGAGTTTTAGATAAGGCAGCTTTCTTATTTAAAGCCCCTTTTCTAGTCAAAACTTTTAATAATTGTACAAGACAAAACTTTGTAAGGCCCCTTGAGACCTAGCCCAAACAATACAAAGGTGTTGTCTTTATTGAAGGCTGCAGTTGTATCTACTGCAATAGAATACAATTAAGGAAAAGCCAGTGACAGTCTGGTCAATGGAGTAAATAAATTTGCTTTTGATTACTCCAGACTGAAAGTAGGTCTGCCATGTTCTGAACTTACAGAAGATGTTCCTCCTTAATGCCTGCTGTTCTTCGCTTTCCGTAGGGCAGAATTTGTACGATAACCAGAGAAGTGCTCATTTACAAAAATGATAGCAGGGGATTCTAGTCCTGTGTAATCCTCAATTTCACTTCAATACCTAATTTCCAGCTTCTGCTGAGTAGTAGTGAGCAGAATCAACTTACCGTACTCATCTCCAGGCGTTTTGCAGCTTAACTATTTCTAGCTGCCTTCAATAAGCAACTTGCTACAAGTGTGCATGTGGTGGGAGGGTGGCACAACTCTATTTATTTCAGCCAAAAAGCACACTCAGGCATTTAGATTCAgtcttttttaataaattaatgtcATTCAAAATACAGTGCCAGAACATGATGCAGCTGAACATGCTAGTAAGGTTTGTCATGAAGCACCTGTGTTCATGTTAGGTTGGCGGCACCCCGCTACTGCTAGTGGTTCCTGGGATTAATGCCAGAGCAGCACTAGGCATCTGctctcctgcacacacagcacaggataTTCCTGAAGTTTGCTTCCCCCCCCAAAGTAAAAAACCTGACAGCTAAGGGATATCTATACACAATCACACTACAGTAATGCTTGTTATtaaattaacagaaaataaagaccAGGTTAATCCACACTAAAACTTCGTTTTACAATGGAAAAATACATCAGCAGCAGGAAGTAATATACATGAGCCAATGTTACTGTAATACAGAATGTGGAGGCATTTACTGATTAAAGCCCCACATAGACCCGCACTATGAGGGCTGGCAATTCCTATCGCAAGCCCAGCAACTTTAAGTCCACACCTGGTAATCTACCAGCTGCTTGGAAGACCTGTATTCTAAATAGACAGGTATAAGTTAGTGAAAATAGAATACATGCACCTCATCATACAGCTTGACTGAACCTGCAGTCATTTTGCCCAGCATGTTACCATACAATGGAAGATCTACCCTTCCTACCACAGGTGTAGATCCATgggatttgtttctttttcttttaatggcaTTACAATACCAACATAGATATTAGTATTTAGTAAGTGCGGCACAGTCCTTTAATTAGGCCACACTGACAATTATATAACTAGCACTTAAGCAGAATATCCAGAAGTAGTTAAAATGTAACTGGAAGATACTTTCAAAAGAGTTGTGACATCATCCTAGAAACAATAACTACTTTTTTTCTTAAGCTAATTTTCCTGAATGGAGACTTTATAGAACTAGAATTAATTATTTAGACAAGTCAGATGCTCAAGCTCAtgatatacatatatttttctcAATTATCTGATAATAGTATTTGAGATTATGGAAGCATATCTGCTCTTTTCACTAATTCATACTGAATGGCGGCAAGTGTTAGGTAGGGCATAAAAATACAACTCATGAAAGACAGCTCTGAGATTTCTGTCCCCAGACCTGTTCTTTCACAgccatttatttcttttattattttataactGAGCACAGACTCAGTTGTGCAGTCTAATTTGGGAGCTATACAGGTGGTAAAGTAACCATCTCCCCATCCAGCTCGAATTCATCAGCTCCGTCTGGCGAAAAGAGATACGTTGGAGGTTTCCACGGGGACTCTTCAAGGCAGGATGGATACAGCTTTCCTACAGTGCACCGGAAGTCTTTGCCCAGGTCCCACAGCACGCGCTCCGATATGTGCTGCCTCAGGAACCAGCGGTCGAGTTCCAGGTCATACTGGTAGGTGGCATACTTGGCTCTCTCGTTCATGTGGGTCTCCCGTATAAAGACACATAAGGAATTGGAGATGACGACGGCCCTGACGCACGGGTCGGAATAGCGCTTGGCAGGGATGTTGGCTGCCATCCTCCATTCGTTTTTATTCACGTCGTAGATCTCCACCGTTACAGAAGACCCATCCACAGTACTGCTGGGCAGCCTTATCCCAGAATTGCTGGCAATATGCAGCCCTCCGATATAGAATATCTTATCGCCAAAAGCAGCGGCTGAGGCAAAACATCTGCTCGTCTGCCGCATGGCCATCTCCACCCAGGCGTCCGAGCGGGGGAAGTAGCAGTACATCAAGTTGTGCGCCATGACGTAGATGCAGTTGTGCACCGCCACGGCCGTGCTCCACTGCCACGCGCAGGGCAGGGGGCTCACCATGGTCCACTCGTCCTTCTCAGTGTCGTACCTCTCCACAGTCCTCCTGTTGAGCTCCCCGCCGACGCTGTCGCCCCCGATCGCGTAGATGTATCCCTCGCAGCACACCAGCGACGGCTTGATGCGCACAAAGAGCATCGGCGTCTTGGGGAACCAAGTGTTCTGCTGCGCGTCGAACCAGTAAAAGCAATTCACAGTCCTGAAGGCAGCCTGCAGTTTGCTGCTTTTACTGTGATTGGTTTTTGTGTTCTTCAGAGGAACTTGCCCACCTGCTATATAGATGTCATTATCGGGAGTTACCAGCGTCCCAACCTTATGCAGGTCGGCGGGAGGGTTGCAGAGTTTGTAAACTTTCTCTGCCTGTGGGCTGTAACAGACAGAAGAGTAAAGACTACCAGGgttttcagcagcagcttcGATGAATATCATCATCTCCTCTTTTGTCATGCCAAGTCTGGGCTTGAAAAATTTGGGCATCGATTTGTACAGTCCTTGCACCACCACTGATTTATCATTAGGTGGCAAGCCTTGAAACCAGGCTCTCTGTGTTACTTCTGAAAGTGCATCGATCCGGATTTGGCTAAGAACAGAGGACAAATACTGCGAGCGGGATTCCGTGTTGTACTCCAGCCATAACATAGCAGCCTCACGCACTGTCTCCTCCTT encodes:
- the KBTBD2 gene encoding kelch repeat and BTB domain-containing protein 2 → MSTQDERQINTEYAVSLLEQLKFFYEQQLLTDIVLIVEGTEFPCHKMVLATCSSYFRAMFMSGLSESKQTHVHLRNVDAATLQIIITYAYTGNLAISDSTVEQLYETACFLQVDDVLQRCREYLIKKINAENCVRLLSFADLFSCEELKQSAKRMVEHKFTAVYHQEAFMQLSHDLLIDILSSDNLNVEKEETVREAAMLWLEYNTESRSQYLSSVLSQIRIDALSEVTQRAWFQGLPPNDKSVVVQGLYKSMPKFFKPRLGMTKEEMMIFIEAAAENPGSLYSSVCYSPQAEKVYKLCNPPADLHKVGTLVTPDNDIYIAGGQVPLKNTKTNHSKSSKLQAAFRTVNCFYWFDAQQNTWFPKTPMLFVRIKPSLVCCEGYIYAIGGDSVGGELNRRTVERYDTEKDEWTMVSPLPCAWQWSTAVAVHNCIYVMAHNLMYCYFPRSDAWVEMAMRQTSRCFASAAAFGDKIFYIGGLHIASNSGIRLPSSTVDGSSVTVEIYDVNKNEWRMAANIPAKRYSDPCVRAVVISNSLCVFIRETHMNERAKYATYQYDLELDRWFLRQHISERVLWDLGKDFRCTVGKLYPSCLEESPWKPPTYLFSPDGADEFELDGEMVTLPPV